From the Cyclopterus lumpus isolate fCycLum1 chromosome 25, fCycLum1.pri, whole genome shotgun sequence genome, one window contains:
- the LOC117727929 gene encoding aldehyde dehydrogenase, dimeric NADP-preferring-like — MYGEREAVKCLLRAQLMKSIFQLDKPAVSRLCLQFQRLFVVLKLSMERQAVQRAKEAFLSGRTRPLEFRLQQLHALQRMITEKEAEISTALKQDINRSQYDTPLLELIGIENEIKLALEKLAVWAAPRPVERNLLTISDEVYIQPEPLGLVLIIGAWNYPWAVTLQPLVGAIAAGNAAVVKPSELSEHSSLLLRALLPRYLDKDLYPVVTGGVSETQELLRLRFDHVFYTGSSTVGKLVMAAAARHLTPVTLELGGKSPCYIDKDCDIRIACRRITWGKFVNCGQTCIAPDFILCEPCIQGRVVECIRQTLLEFYGADPKCSPDYGRIINQHHFSRVMGLMEGYTPVVGGQSDASQRYIAPTVLKDVPPHSRLMQEEIFGPLLPIVTVSDMDDAIRFVNEREKPLALYIFCSDKKATKRMIEETSSGGVTVNDVMMHYTLSSLPFGGVGESGMGHYHGKHTFDQLSHQRACLVRSLRMENVNLARYPPQDRRRARRVQMALRSPMIDMSKRTFIWAVTATIIGLGLFIALLVILLIASGLNCTCWYWRGFYN; from the exons ATGTACGGTGAAAGGGAGGCGGTCAAGTGTTTGCTCAGGGCCCAGCTCATGAAGAGTATATTCCAACTGGACAAGCCTGCCGTCTCACGTCTGTGTCTGCAGTTTCAGAGGCTCTTCGTTGTCCTCAAGCTATCAATGGAGAGGCAGGCGGTGCAGCGGGCCAAGGAGGCCTTCCTGAGCGGCAGGACTCGGCCTCTGGAGTTCCGGCTGCAACAGCTTCATGCCCTGCAGAGGATGATCACTGAGAAGGAGGCCGAGATCTCCACTGCTCTCAAACAGGACATCAACAGG AGCCAGTACGACACTCCGCTCTTGGAGCTGATCGGCATTGAGAATGAGATCAAGCTGGCTTTAGAGAAGCTGGCAGTGTGGGCGGCTCCACGGCCGGTCGAGAGGAACCTTCTCACCATATCTGATGAGGTTTATATCCAGCCAGAGCCTCTGGGGCTGGTGCTCATCATTGGGGCCTGGAACTACCCGTGGGCTGTCACCCTCCAGCCGCTGGTTGGAGCTATCGCTGCCG gcaACGCAGCCGTGGTGAAGCCGTCAGAGCTCAGCGAGCactcgtccctcctcctccgggCTCTGCTGCCTCGCTATCTGGACAAG GATCTGTACCCGGTCGTAACGGGTGGAGTGTCAGAGACACAGGAGCTGCTCAGGCTCAGGTTCGACCACGTCTTTTACACAGGAAGCAGCACTGTGGGTAAACTGGTGATGGCGGCTGCGGCTCGCCACCTCACCCCGGTGACCCTGGAGCTAGGAGGGAAGAGCCCCTGCTACATCGACAAGGACTGTGACATTAGAATTGCCTGCCG TCGTATAACATGGGGAAAGTTTGTCAACTGCGGTCAGACGTGCATTGCTCCGGACTTCATCCTGTGTGAACCCTGCATCCAGGGCCGAGTGGTGGAATGCATCCGGCAAACTCTACTG GAATTTTATGGCGCTGATCCCAAATGCTCGCCCGACTACGGACGAATCATCAACCAGCATCATTTCAGCAGAGTCATGGGTCTGATGGAGGGCTACACCCCCGTGGTGGGTGGACAGAGTGATGCCTCTCAGCGCTACATTG CCCCAACAGTGCTGAAGGATGTGCCCCCTCACTCCAGGCTGATGCAGGAGGAGATTTTCGGGCCCTTGCTGCCGATAGTGACTGTGAGCGACATGGACGACGCCATCCGCTTCGTCAACGAGAGGGAGAAACCTCTGGCCCTCTACATCTTCTGCTCCGATAAGAAG GCCACGAAAAGAATGATTGAGGAGACCTCAAGTGGAGGAGTGACGGTCAATGATGTCATGATGCACTACACACTCAGCTCACTCCCATTTGGTGGAGTCG GTGAGAGTGGTATGGGCCACTACCATGGTAAACACACCTTTGACCAGCTGAGCCACCAGAGGGCGTGCCTGGTCCGCTCTCTGCGGATGGAGAATGTTAACTTAGCCCGCTACCCTCCTCAGGACCGCCGGCGGGCGCGCAGGGTGCAAATGGCCCTGAGGTCACCCATGATCGACATGTCCAAAAGGACGTTCATCTGGGCGGTCACTGCCACCATCATCGGCTTGGGCCTGTTCATCGCCCTGCTCGTCATCCTGCTCATAGCGTCCGGCCTCAACTGTACCTGCTGGTACTGGAGAGGCTTTTATAACTAG